The Pelagicoccus albus genome includes the window CTAGCCAAACCGAACGATAATTGGGAAACCCGTCCCGGTACGCGGTGGAGAGTTCGATCACTCTTTGCTCTCCTAACTCTTTTGACACTTTGAATCCCAGACTGTGTGTAGTCTCATCGATGGGAGTTGGCTCGCCGAGAAAGTCGAACTCCGCAGGAATGAAATCCAAGTCGAATTCGCTGCGGGAGATAGACGTTTGTACTGTCCAATCGCTGATCGACTGAGTCGCTTGAGCGCTTGCGAGCCTGATCTCGAACAGGTCGTTGTCCAGACGCTCGAAGGAGGCCTCCAGAATCCCTTGTCCATACCCGAACTCGGCCGCGGTAACGGCAAGAAGGCAGCTTGTGTAGCGAATCAACGACATGCGGAACAACCCGAACCTTGGGCGCCTCCCGAGGTTTGCGTGCCAGGCTCGGTTTGAGCTGTAAGGCTAGGAGCATTGTTTCCGATCAGGCTGTCGGAAAACAGCATGCCAGTTTTGGAAACATGCTGCTGCTCGTAGGCCGGTACGCTGGTGCAGCCAGCGAGCAGGGGTATCGTGCCGAGAGTGAGAGCGGCTGCGAATTTAAGAAAACGGTCGCGCATGACGACTAGAGCCGCCGTGCGAGGGATTTATTCCCGGCTAATCCCGGTTTTCGCGTAACTGTTGATGTGGACCCTTGGAAAAGGGAATGCTTGCTAGAAAGTGTGCAGATTCTGCTGTTTATCCGAGACCAAGATCGAATGTCGTCGCGGTAAGAAGAACGAGATCAAGCAAGGGCGCGTGCAATAGGGCTGCTGAGTCTCCTCAATTTGAGTAAATAGCGAACTAGGGGCCCACTGCCGAGAATTACCCAAAAACCAATCTCGCTGAAAACTATTAAGCAAATGAGCATTTAGCGTAATTCACCTGAATACCTCTTTAATGATGTGGAAGCCAAATGTGTGTGGCGTCAGCTAGAGCCGGTTGGTGGTTCTAATTTCTTAACCATAAGCCGATGGGGAATGCCGACCGAATTGAATACATCGCCTACGATTTGATAGCCTAGTTTTGCGTAAAATCCTATCGCAGACTCTCGAGCATGCAACGATAGCGATAAGCAACCCTCCTTGGCTAATACGTCTTCGACTAAGTTAACGAGCTTGCGACCGTAGCCGCATCCCTGGGTGTTAGGAGCCACTGCCATCTGCCTCAGCTTCGCTTGATTCTCGTGCTCGGGAATCGCCACGATGCAGGCGACCAATTTGTCGGATTCAAAAATTCCGAAATGCCTATGGTCAAGCTCTTCGCTTAAATCCTCGTCGTAAAGGTTAAGACCTAAAGGCCGCCGCAAAACATCCTGCCGGAGTTCGCATTCCTGCCGATACGCATCAGAGCCAACCGTTATCTCTTGGAAATCCATTTAGGGCATCCTTTTGCCGAAGGCTGAGGAAAAACGCGAGGATCTAAGCCCCCGAGAGATTCCTTGCGTATGCCGAGCAAATCAAAGGCAAACGCGCCGTTGCTCTTGCCCCGCCCTAAGATTGTTCCAACCCCAAGCCGCTGGATCAAGAGCGGTTTTGGTGCAGCCAAATTCTGACCTTATTCGCAACCGGAATAGGATCCGCGTCTTTCGAGATGCAGACCGATATATGGCCGTCTTTGAGCTTTTGGACGAACTGATAGAAGTTGCCATAAGCA containing:
- a CDS encoding GNAT family N-acetyltransferase codes for the protein MDFQEITVGSDAYRQECELRQDVLRRPLGLNLYDEDLSEELDHRHFGIFESDKLVACIVAIPEHENQAKLRQMAVAPNTQGCGYGRKLVNLVEDVLAKEGCLSLSLHARESAIGFYAKLGYQIVGDVFNSVGIPHRLMVKKLEPPTGSS